In Rhinatrema bivittatum chromosome 1, aRhiBiv1.1, whole genome shotgun sequence, a single genomic region encodes these proteins:
- the RNF103 gene encoding E3 ubiquitin-protein ligase RNF103 isoform X2, with protein sequence MSLFLKVIANDRSPLVDKVHWEKMVKKVSRFGIRTGIFNCSNDPRYCRKRGWVRSTLVMSVPQTSTSKGKVMLKEYSGRKIETECIFKWITAHAASRIKTIYNSEHLKDEWNKSDQYQVKIYLFANLDQPPAFFSALSVKFTGRVEFIFVNVENWDNKSYMSEIEVYTIPSYVLRTPEGIYRYGNNTGEFISLRGMDAFLRSLQPEVNDLFVLSLVLVNLMAWMDLFITQGATIKRFVVLISTLGTYNSLLIISWLPVLGFLQLPYLDSFYEYSLKLLRYSNTTTLASWVRADWMFYSSHPALFLSTYLGHGLLIDYFERKRRRNNNDEINANNLEWLSSLWDWYTSYLFHPIASFHHFPIDSDWDEDPDLFLERLAFPDLWLHPLIPTDYIKNLPTWRFRFLGTCSEDELLEGSQESDNDSDGENKDIPNTEKSISEDELSTMHNSCEETSTCSHQNCSCASNYCHDSPFERRARSYGSCSTEEDMEPNWSVWPINMLHCTECVVCLENFENGCLLMGLPCGHVFHQNCIVMWLAGGRHCCPVCRWASYKKKQLYVHQQPLSNDVPS encoded by the exons ATGTCTCTATTCTTAAAA GTGATAGCCAATGATAGAAGCCCTCTGGTGGATAAAGTTCATTGGGAGAAAATGGTGAAAAAAGTATCAAGATTTGGTATACGAACCGGCATTTTCAACTGCTCCAATGACCCAAG atacTGCAGGAAACGAGGCTGGGTTCGATCCACTCTGGTTATGTCTGTTCCACAAACCAGTACTTCCAAAGGGAAAGTAATGCTTAAAGAATATAGCGGACGCAAAATAGAAACTGAATGcatatttaaatggataactgcTCATGCTGCTTCCCGAATCAAAACAATTTATAATTCTGAACATTTAAAAGATGAATGGAACAAAAGTGACCAGTATCAAGTGAAAATATACCTTTTTGCAAACCTTGACCAGCCCCCTGCTTTCTTTTCTGCACTAAGTGTGAAGTTTACTGGAAGAGTTGAATTCATTTTCGTGAATGTTGAAAATTGGGACAATAAAAGTTATATGTCTGAGATTGAGGTCTACACGATACCATCCTATGTTCTTAGAACTCCTGAAGGAATCTACAGATATGGGAATAATACAGGAGAATTTATATCACTTCGGGGCATGGATGCATTTTTGCGTTCATTGCAACCAGAAGTTAATGATTTATTTGTCTTGAGCTTAGTGTTGGTTAATCTCATGGCTTGGATGGACCTTTTTATCACACAAGGCGCGACTATAAAGCGGTTTGTGGTTCTAATAAGCACTTTAGGAACATATAATTCCCTATTAATTATATCCTGGCTACCTGTATTGGGGTTTTTGCAGCTACCTTACCTAGATAGCTTTTATGAGTATAGTTTAAAGCTCTTAAGGTATTCTAATACAACCACTTTGGCTTCATGGGTAAGGGCTGACTGGATGTTCTACTCTTCACATCCTGCTCTGTTTCTCAGCACTTATCTTGGTCATGGTTTGCTAATAGATTACTTTGAGAGAAAAAGACGACGTAACAACAATGATGAGATAAATGCTAATAACTTGGAGTGGTTGTCCAGTCTGTGGGATTGGTACACAAGTTACCTCTTCCATCCAATTGCTTCTTTTCATCATTTTCCCATTGATTCTGATTGGGATGAAGACCCGGATTTGTTTCTGGAGCGATTAGCATTCCCCGATTTGTGGCTTCACCCTCTGATTCCAACTGATTATATAAAGAACTTACCAACATGGCGATTCCGGTTTCTCGGTACCTGTTCTGAAGATGAACTACTGGAAGGTTCTCAGGAAAGTGACAATGATTCAGATGGGGAAAACAAAGATATTCCTAATACTGAAAAAAGTATATCTGAAGATGAATTAAGCACAATGCATAATTCTTGTGAGGAAACATCTACATGCAGCCATCAGAATTGCTCCTGTGCCAGTAACTATTGCCATGATAGCCCATTTGAAAGGAGAGCTCGGTCATATGGTTCATGTAGCACTGAAGAGGACATGGAACCCAATTGGTCAGTTTGGCCAATTAATATGTTGCACTGCACAGAATGTGTAGTATGTTTAGAGAATTTTGAAAATGGGTGTTTGCTAATGGGTTTACCCTGTGGCCATGTGTTTCACCAAAACTGTATCGTAATGTGGTTGGCTGGGGGGAGACATTGCTGTCCTGTTTGTCGATGGGCTTCTTACAAAAAAAAGCAACTGTATGTACATCAACAGCCATTATCTAATGACGTGCCATCCTAG